Genomic segment of Camarhynchus parvulus chromosome 1A, STF_HiC, whole genome shotgun sequence:
TGGCACATGCATGATTTTCATTTGCAACAGAAATCCTAAGCTGGAGTGGTACTGTTATTTGCTGATTCTGGTGTGCCTTTTGACTTTATTAACAGGATTTCTAGGCAATATACTTGCACTACGACACTATGTTTACTGCATGAAGACATGGACTACCAATACcatatttctctttaatttgGCACTGTGTGACTTTACTTGGACTCTCGTGGCACCTTTTTCAGTATATTATAATATCCAGAAGTTTGCTATCTATTTCAGTCAAGTGTTTTATCAGATCATAGGACTATTTTTTAGTATTAATATCTATGGAAGTGTGTATTTCCTGACACTCATCAGTTTTGACAGATACATAGGTGCTGTTCATCCCATCAGCTCATTGACATGGTGGGACAAAGAAAAGGCCGTGTTTTGCACCATTGGGGTTTGGATCTTCATAGCGATTGCATCAGGGCCTGAGATTTACTACACAGTTGCAGCTAGAAGACATCACATCATCACGAATCACCTGGATAGCACTGAAGAACCTATACAATTTGCTGTGCCATTCACACTCTCCAAAATTATATTGAGATTCCTAATTCCAGCCACAGTCATCTTTACATGCTATATGTTGACTCTCAAAGCTTTACTGCAATTCAGCAAACGCCAGCAAAGAAGGAACAGACTTGTTAGGCCTCTCTTACTGATTTCAGCTGCTATGGTtgtgtttgctgtttctttcataCCTTACCATGTCATGATGATGGTGATACTAATTTACAGAATTAATTGTCAACCACCCTGTGGGAACATGAGCACATTAACTGCCATTTACAAAGTCACAGAGATCATCTGCAGCATCAACAGTTGCCTTGACCCAATCATTTTTACAATAGCAAATAAGACGTTCTATGAAAGaattaaaagtataaaatgtCATCCCAAATGCCAGTACTGCTGTTGTCTGACAGGAAGGGTAAGGGACATCACTCTGTCCCTGAGAACAATGACTTAAACTCCAGTGTACAAAGACTTGTATTTCCAGATGCTTATGTGGCTTTGTGTCATCAGACCTATTTCTGAtgattcaaatattttttatatttggtCTCCCATATTGTACAGATATCTCTCGAATAAGCAAGAatacacagaaatgcagagtaAAACTTAACATGACAAGAAATACTAGCAGCTCCTAGCTTTACAGAATTGTCATTTTAAATATTGTTGTCATACCCTAATTTATTGTGAAATAATACTTCTATCTGTATGTACATGCaacatggaataaaaaaatgatTAAAAGTTTTAAGTAGCTCCTTTAATTCtgggagagaaaaatacagcaagatTAAGAGCAGACAGTATTGAGGAGACTCCTTACAATTTCTGTTAATTATTTCTTCATCAGTTTGTAAGTGCTGCCGTGATTGTGATTGTGCAATTAATAACTGTCAGAATGCTTACAGCTGAACTGCTTGAGCATTTGCAGAAAGCTTTCTACAAGTACTTCATTTTAATGCTGCTTGCTCTAGAGTTCCACTGGCAGTGGAAGCTCATTAACCCAGGAAAGTGCAGCACG
This window contains:
- the LOC115910267 gene encoding P2Y purinoceptor 1-like — encoded protein: MERKNTAWNLDFCKTDNSNFSKPGVPRGQMMNGTCMIFICNRNPKLEWYCYLLILVCLLTLLTGFLGNILALRHYVYCMKTWTTNTIFLFNLALCDFTWTLVAPFSVYYNIQKFAIYFSQVFYQIIGLFFSINIYGSVYFLTLISFDRYIGAVHPISSLTWWDKEKAVFCTIGVWIFIAIASGPEIYYTVAARRHHIITNHLDSTEEPIQFAVPFTLSKIILRFLIPATVIFTCYMLTLKALLQFSKRQQRRNRLVRPLLLISAAMVVFAVSFIPYHVMMMVILIYRINCQPPCGNMSTLTAIYKVTEIICSINSCLDPIIFTIANKTFYERIKSIKCHPKCQYCCCLTGRVRDITLSLRTMT